Proteins from a single region of Anaerolineales bacterium:
- a CDS encoding DUF917 domain-containing protein produces the protein MATFELKHEDIDPLLEGLAILGTGGGGSPAWGRAILENDFACGRAPSLIDLEAISDESTVVSGGIMGSVKVLEQMGTETIMRHWEEKFELLEVTRVMEGLLGKPIQHVVPFEVGGLNTPVILSLGARMGLPVIDGDALGRSAPETQMTSFIGHGISLTPMPLVDMQGNVVIVQSAADPTFPDQVGRFVISRGGGLGANNHYPMSGATAKRVIIPNTISGSLKLGKVVLAARQAGGDPVAAVAREVGGRLLFVGEIATMQEEETLGFYFTTAVLQGKSDFSRHKAELVIKNESMFLAIDGEPRVYFPDLVLMLDPQTGRGLMSVELHVGSMVCLVVVACHPRLRAAVLSGKADAAFSPSRYGRPNDRYRPLEELLP, from the coding sequence TGGCGATCCTCGGAACGGGCGGTGGAGGCTCTCCGGCCTGGGGCAGGGCGATCTTGGAGAACGATTTCGCCTGCGGCAGGGCTCCCAGCCTGATCGATCTGGAGGCGATCTCGGATGAGAGCACCGTCGTCAGCGGCGGGATCATGGGTTCGGTCAAGGTGCTCGAGCAGATGGGCACCGAGACCATCATGCGCCACTGGGAGGAGAAATTCGAGCTGCTCGAAGTCACCCGGGTGATGGAAGGGCTCCTGGGCAAACCCATTCAGCATGTCGTCCCCTTTGAGGTTGGCGGGCTGAACACCCCCGTGATCCTTTCCCTCGGAGCCCGGATGGGACTGCCGGTCATTGACGGAGACGCCCTCGGTCGCTCGGCTCCTGAGACCCAGATGACTTCATTTATCGGCCACGGGATCAGCCTGACCCCGATGCCGTTGGTGGACATGCAGGGCAACGTTGTGATTGTGCAGAGTGCGGCCGATCCGACCTTCCCGGATCAGGTCGGTCGCTTTGTGATCTCCCGCGGCGGCGGTCTGGGCGCCAACAACCACTATCCGATGAGCGGAGCGACGGCCAAGCGCGTGATCATCCCGAACACGATCAGTGGTTCCCTGAAGTTGGGCAAGGTGGTCCTCGCCGCTCGCCAGGCTGGAGGTGATCCGGTGGCTGCCGTCGCCCGAGAGGTTGGCGGCAGGCTGCTGTTCGTCGGTGAGATCGCCACGATGCAGGAAGAGGAGACCCTCGGCTTCTACTTCACGACCGCCGTTCTGCAGGGAAAGTCCGATTTCTCTCGGCACAAAGCCGAACTGGTGATCAAGAATGAGAGCATGTTCCTGGCGATCGACGGCGAGCCTCGGGTGTACTTCCCGGATCTGGTCCTGATGCTGGACCCGCAGACCGGGCGCGGCCTGATGAGCGTCGAACTGCACGTCGGCAGCATGGTCTGCCTGGTCGTGGTTGCGTGCCATCCGCGCCTGCGTGCGGCCGTGCTCTCTGGGAAGGCGGATGCCGCCTTCAGCCCGTCGCGTTATGGGCGGCCGAACGATCGCTATCGACCGCTGGAGGAGCTGTTGCCCTGA